The Odocoileus virginianus isolate 20LAN1187 ecotype Illinois chromosome 12, Ovbor_1.2, whole genome shotgun sequence genome has a segment encoding these proteins:
- the RASL10A gene encoding ras-like protein family member 10A, with product MGGSLRVAVLGAPGVGKTAIIRQFLFGDYPERHRPTDGPRLYRPAVLLDGAVYDLSIRDGDGAGPGQSPGGQEEWPDSKDWSLQDTDAFVLVYDICSPDSFDYVKALRQRIAETRPAGAPEAPILVVGNKRDRQRLRFGPRRALAALVRRGWRCGYLECSAKYNWHVLRLFRELLRCALVRARPAHPALRLQGALHPARCSLM from the exons ATGGGGGGCAGCCTGCGGGTGGCGGTGCTGGGCGCTCCGGGCGTGGGCAAGACGGCCATCATCCGCCAGTTCCTGTTCGGTGACTACCCCGAGCGCCACAGGCCCACGGACGGGCCGCGCCTCTACCGGCCCGCGGTGCTGCTCGACGGCGCCGTCTACGACCTGAGCATCCGCGACGGCGACGGTGCTGGCCCCGGTCAGAGCCCCGGGGGGCAAGAG GAGTGGCCGGACTCTAAAGACTGGAGCTTGCAGGACACGGACGCCTTCGTGCTTGTCTACGATATCTGCAGCCCGGACAGCTTCGACTATGTGAAGGCGCTGCGGCAGCGCATTGCGGAGACCAG GCCAGCTGGCGCGCCTGAAGCGCCCATTCTCGTGGTGGGCAACAAGCGGGACCGGCAGCGGCTGCGATTCGGGCCTCGGCGCGCACTGGCTGCCCTGGTGCGCAGGGGCTGGCGCTGCGGATACCTCGAATGCTCCGCCAAGTACAACTGGCACGTGCTGCGGCTCTTCCGCGAGCTGCTGCGCTGCGCGCTCGTGCGCGCACGCCCTGCGCATCCAGCTCTGCGCCTGCAAGGGGCGCTGCACCCGGCGCGCTGCAGCCTCATGTGA